In Tistrella bauzanensis, a single genomic region encodes these proteins:
- the lptF gene encoding LPS export ABC transporter permease LptF yields the protein MPLASRYLFRQLLLPALAITMGLVAVVWLTQSVRFLDLIVNRGLSAFTFVKLTILLLPTFLSIIMPIALFCAVIAVYSRLISDRELVVMQAAGLGPWALIRPAVALAVGFTLFGYVLSSYLVPVFARDFRELQLSIRSDVAAVLLQEGRFNTPVSGLTVFVRERLPSGELAGILVQDERDRDLPVTMMAARGGIVPTETGQRIVLVDGNRQERSGDGRVSFLYFDRYTVDLALVAGDAAPTIPDRRERFIGELLTPEEGLPPKFRAELRGELHQRLAWPLYNIAFTLIALGPLLSGEFSRRSRWTRVAVATVAMIVVQLTGLTLTSAVVTSPTAAVPLYLIIIGASVVALGLMLRPQIRHIPATPPQAGQDGREVTP from the coding sequence ATGCCCCTCGCTTCACGCTATCTGTTTCGACAGCTTCTGCTACCGGCGCTTGCCATTACCATGGGCCTGGTCGCGGTGGTGTGGTTGACGCAATCCGTGCGATTCCTGGATCTGATCGTCAACCGCGGCCTGTCGGCCTTCACCTTCGTGAAGCTGACGATATTGCTGTTGCCGACCTTCCTGTCGATCATCATGCCGATCGCCCTGTTCTGTGCGGTGATCGCGGTCTACTCGCGGCTGATATCGGATCGCGAACTGGTGGTCATGCAGGCGGCGGGCCTGGGCCCCTGGGCGCTGATCCGCCCGGCCGTGGCCCTGGCGGTGGGCTTCACACTGTTCGGCTATGTGCTGTCGAGCTATCTGGTGCCGGTCTTCGCCCGCGATTTCCGCGAGCTGCAATTGTCGATCCGCAGCGACGTCGCGGCGGTCCTGCTGCAGGAGGGCCGCTTCAACACGCCGGTTTCGGGACTGACGGTTTTCGTGCGGGAACGTCTGCCCTCGGGCGAGCTTGCCGGCATTCTGGTGCAGGACGAACGCGACAGGGACCTGCCGGTCACCATGATGGCCGCGCGCGGCGGTATCGTGCCCACCGAAACCGGTCAGCGGATCGTGCTGGTCGACGGCAACCGCCAGGAACGGTCCGGCGACGGCCGGGTCAGCTTTCTGTATTTCGACCGCTATACCGTGGATCTGGCATTGGTGGCCGGCGATGCGGCGCCCACTATTCCCGACCGGCGCGAACGGTTCATCGGCGAACTGCTGACCCCCGAAGAGGGGCTGCCGCCCAAATTTCGGGCCGAGCTTCGCGGTGAACTGCATCAGCGACTGGCCTGGCCGCTTTACAACATCGCCTTCACGCTGATCGCGCTTGGCCCCCTGCTCAGCGGCGAATTCAGCCGCCGCAGCCGCTGGACGCGCGTGGCGGTGGCGACGGTGGCCATGATCGTGGTGCAGTTGACCGGCCTGACCCTGACATCGGCGGTGGTCACGTCGCCGACGGCGGCCGTCCCGCTTTATCTGATCATCATCGGCGCGTCGGTCGTGGCGCTCGGCCTGATGCTGCGGCCACAGATCCGGCACATTCCAGCCACGCCGCCACAGGCCGGCCAGGACGGTCGCGAGGTGACGCCATGA